Proteins encoded in a region of the Triticum dicoccoides isolate Atlit2015 ecotype Zavitan chromosome 3A, WEW_v2.0, whole genome shotgun sequence genome:
- the LOC119272012 gene encoding probable 2-oxoglutarate-dependent dioxygenase AOP1, giving the protein MAASPSSTLVSPPLVDLDGEDTSTLVRGTPEWLRCTGLVRRALEANGWVAVGCRRRVPPELRERMLVAMAELFALPRETKRRTGAADGPYRAYMEKRDSAACHHEAFGVLNAAAGGGEEARAFVARALPHGNDRFLEMLTSTAGEMARLARVILAMVVDGYGLSHRSDEIVAAMDTNFRMLRYHNDNTRTLSSDGQPAVGLAAHVDGSYLTVLFQNDVDGFEMRTGDGGEWARISAHSPGPDSLLVVAGQPLVAWSNGRLHAPVHRVAVGGREDRLSCGVFLLPRRNLVVDAPPELVTVDAPRRFRPFEYSDYLRFKHAGGNGEDVLDRFAGI; this is encoded by the exons ATGGCTGCCTCGCCGTCGTCGACCCTTGTGAGCCCTCCTCTTGTTGACCTCGACGGGGAGGACACGAGCACGCTGGTTCGTGGCACGCCAGAGTGGCTGCGGTGCACGGGCCTCGTCCGCCGCGCGCTTGAGGCCAACGGGTGGGTCGCCGTCGGGTGTCGCCGCCGCGTACCGCCGGAGCTGCGGGAGCGGATGCTCGTGGCGATGGCGGAGCTGTTCGCGCTCCCGCGCGAGACGAAGCGCCGGACCGGCGCCGCGGACGGCCCGTACAGGGCGTACATGGAGAAGCGGGACTCCGCCGCGTGCCATCACGAGGCGTTCGGGGTTCTCAAcgcggccgccggcggcggcgaggaggcccgCGCGTTCGTTGCACGCGCATTGCCGCACGGCAACGACCGCTTCCT GGAGATGCTGACTTCGACGGCCGGAGAGATGGCGAGGCTGGCCCGCGTGATCCTCGCCATGGTCGTCGACGGCTACGGCCTCTCGCACCGCTCCGACGAGATCGTCGCCGCCATGGACACCAACTTCCGCATGCTCAGGTACCACAACGACAACACGCGGACGTTGTCGTCGGACGGGCAGCCGGCCGTCGGCCTCGCCGCCCACGTCGACGGGAGCTATCTGACGGTCCTGTTCCAGAACGACGTGGACGGCTTCGAGATGAGGACGGGGGACGGCGGGGAGTGGGCGAGG atttcagcacaCTCTCCAGGCCCCGACTCCCTCCTCGTCGTCGCCGGCCAGCCACTCGTG GCTTGGAGTAACGGGAGGCTGCACGCGCCGGTGCACCGGGTGGCCGTCGGCGGGCGGGAGGACCGGCTGTCCTGCGGCGTGTTCCTGCTTCCAAGAAGGAACCTCGTCGTCGACGCGCCGCCAGAGCTGGTCACCGTGGACGCCCCGCGCCGGTTCAGGCCGTTCGAGTACAGTGACTACCTCAGGTTCAAGCACGCCGGCGGCAACGGCGAGGACGTGCTCGACCGCTTCGCTGGGATTTGA